One Spirochaeta africana DSM 8902 genomic window carries:
- a CDS encoding ATP-dependent helicase — protein sequence MNLKAELNQKQYIAASTIDGPLLIIAGAGSGKTRVITFRIAHMLEMGIPQSQILALTFTNKAAREMAERVRELTGKKLPQLTVSTFHAFGVKVLRDTISSIGYKDNFSIYDTVDQISLLKESAREIRFDMEDENPQNILGIFSRIKTKRGDWDEVTSYYQGLYASYQRHLKLYNAVDFDDLIMLPIHILDTHPEILNRYTERYRYIMVDEFQDTSMGQYRFMKLLADGSRNICVVGDDDQSIYSWRGANYENIISFERDYPELKEVKLEQNYRSTETILEAANTLIANNTNRKGKQLWTGTKSMNKIEIAYPANERDEAQFIAEQIKGIHMRDSIKFGEFGVLIRTNTLSRAIEELFLMENIPYKMSGGTSFYQRKEIKDMICYMRILANPEDDVSLLRILNVPRRGIGARTLEQLRSLADMHDWSLHTAIQAAVYATDSPFSERAKTDLRSFLQLIEAFRPKILSPRKIASTLKELTDAIDYWEYLLQEHPKDEKIPTWKWRNIEIFIQSIEDYEKNPDNMNPSLFNYLNRISLTTKDEPDDDEGKVNLMTIHSAKGLEHEVVFLAGVESHIIPHARAIEDDPANIEEERRLFYVAITRAKQRLIMTSCRSRKVLREEMECLPSPFLEELPQHLLQETEAAADVEAAEATDYFQLLRKKLGGV from the coding sequence ATGAATCTCAAAGCTGAACTCAACCAGAAACAATATATCGCGGCCAGCACCATCGATGGACCGCTGCTGATCATTGCCGGGGCCGGCTCCGGCAAGACCCGGGTAATAACCTTCCGTATTGCTCATATGCTGGAGATGGGCATCCCCCAGAGTCAGATTCTGGCACTGACATTTACCAACAAGGCGGCCCGGGAGATGGCCGAGCGGGTGCGCGAACTCACCGGCAAGAAGTTGCCGCAGCTGACCGTATCCACCTTTCATGCCTTCGGGGTAAAGGTGCTGCGCGATACCATCAGCTCGATTGGCTACAAGGACAACTTCTCCATCTACGACACCGTAGACCAGATATCGCTACTGAAGGAATCTGCCCGCGAGATACGCTTTGATATGGAAGACGAAAACCCGCAGAACATCCTGGGGATTTTCTCCCGTATCAAGACAAAGCGTGGTGATTGGGATGAGGTCACCTCCTACTATCAGGGTCTGTATGCCAGCTATCAGCGACACCTGAAGCTGTACAACGCCGTAGATTTTGACGACTTGATCATGCTGCCAATCCACATCCTGGATACCCACCCGGAGATTCTTAACCGGTACACCGAGAGATACCGCTATATCATGGTGGATGAGTTCCAGGATACCTCGATGGGGCAGTACCGCTTTATGAAGCTATTGGCCGATGGATCGCGCAATATCTGTGTAGTCGGCGACGATGACCAGTCAATCTACAGCTGGCGCGGTGCCAACTACGAGAATATCATCAGTTTTGAACGGGATTACCCCGAGCTCAAAGAGGTCAAGCTGGAGCAGAACTACCGCAGCACCGAAACCATTCTGGAGGCTGCCAACACCCTGATCGCCAACAACACCAACCGCAAGGGCAAACAGCTGTGGACCGGCACCAAGAGCATGAACAAGATCGAGATTGCCTACCCGGCCAATGAGCGCGACGAGGCGCAGTTTATCGCTGAACAGATCAAGGGAATCCACATGCGCGACAGCATCAAGTTCGGGGAGTTCGGGGTGCTAATTCGCACCAACACCCTGTCCCGCGCCATCGAAGAATTATTCCTGATGGAGAATATTCCCTACAAAATGAGCGGAGGAACCAGCTTCTATCAGCGCAAGGAGATCAAGGACATGATCTGCTACATGCGTATCCTGGCGAATCCGGAAGACGATGTGAGCCTGCTGCGGATCCTGAATGTTCCCCGACGCGGGATCGGGGCGCGCACCCTGGAGCAGCTGCGGTCACTGGCTGACATGCACGACTGGAGTCTGCACACCGCGATCCAGGCGGCGGTATACGCCACCGATTCACCCTTCAGCGAACGCGCCAAAACCGATCTGCGCAGCTTTCTGCAGCTGATCGAGGCATTTCGTCCGAAAATCCTGTCCCCGCGCAAGATCGCCTCTACCCTGAAAGAGCTCACCGATGCTATCGATTACTGGGAGTATCTGCTCCAGGAACATCCCAAGGATGAAAAGATCCCGACCTGGAAATGGCGGAACATCGAGATTTTCATCCAGAGCATCGAGGATTACGAGAAGAACCCCGACAACATGAATCCAAGCCTGTTTAACTACCTGAACCGCATCAGCCTTACCACCAAGGACGAACCGGACGACGACGAGGGCAAGGTGAACCTGATGACGATTCACTCAGCCAAGGGACTGGAGCACGAGGTGGTATTCCTGGCCGGGGTGGAGTCGCACATCATTCCCCATGCCCGAGCTATAGAGGATGATCCGGCAAACATCGAGGAAGAGCGGCGCCTGTTTTATGTAGCGATTACCCGAGCCAAACAGCGTCTGATTATGACCAGCTGTCGAAGCCGAAAGGTTCTGCGTGAGGAGATGGAATGCCTTCCCTCCCCCTTCCTGGAAGAACTGCCTCAGCATCTGCTGCAGGAAACCGAGGCAGCCGCAGATGTCGAGGCCGCCGAGGCTACCGACTATTTTCAGCTGCTGCGCAAGAAGCTTGGCGGGGTATAG
- a CDS encoding tRNA/rRNA cytosine-C5-methylase, which yields MKQKRRRPSTDRPGFDEFYSRQWGDRWPVLRAAFTAPTNHFALKEGLRDVYYLDPASVWAASLLPLPGFAAPAGSAMTDDALQVLDLCAAPGGKTLVLLQRLAAAGVHFEHTANDRSSQRRRRLHQVLEQYLPAELRAAIRVTGHDATRWGLHQRDRYGLVIADVPCSSEAHVVQSPEHLAKWSPSRAKRLAQQAYTILLAALDATAPGGFILYSTCSVNQGENDDVIARALKRRPGAFSVHPVAAAPRSDTTWIPGAEATVYGWQVLPDACSGAGPLYAAVLRKTA from the coding sequence ATGAAACAGAAACGACGCCGCCCGTCGACAGATCGCCCCGGCTTTGACGAGTTCTACTCCCGGCAATGGGGTGACCGCTGGCCGGTTCTGCGGGCAGCATTCACCGCACCAACCAATCATTTTGCCCTGAAGGAAGGGCTGCGGGATGTATATTATCTGGATCCGGCATCGGTATGGGCCGCCAGCCTGCTGCCGCTGCCGGGATTCGCGGCACCCGCTGGATCTGCGATGACAGACGACGCGCTGCAGGTTCTCGATCTGTGTGCGGCGCCCGGCGGTAAAACACTGGTGCTGCTGCAGCGCCTGGCGGCAGCCGGGGTTCACTTTGAGCACACCGCCAACGACCGCAGCTCTCAGCGTCGGCGAAGGCTGCATCAGGTACTGGAACAGTATCTGCCAGCGGAGCTCAGGGCAGCAATACGGGTAACCGGTCATGATGCCACTCGCTGGGGACTGCATCAGCGCGATCGCTACGGGCTGGTGATTGCCGATGTCCCCTGCTCCTCCGAGGCGCATGTGGTACAGTCTCCAGAGCATCTGGCCAAGTGGAGCCCATCACGAGCCAAACGGCTGGCACAGCAGGCCTATACCATCCTGCTGGCCGCACTGGATGCGACCGCCCCCGGCGGGTTCATCCTCTACAGCACCTGCTCGGTAAACCAGGGGGAGAACGATGATGTCATCGCCCGGGCACTCAAGCGGCGCCCGGGAGCATTCTCTGTACATCCGGTTGCAGCAGCACCCCGATCGGACACCACCTGGATCCCGGGTGCAGAAGCAACCGTATACGGCTGGCAGGTACTGCCGGACGCCTGCAGCGGGGCAGGACCATTGTACGCGGCCGTATTGCGAAAAACTGCCTAG
- a CDS encoding phospho-sugar mutase has protein sequence MDTQTIRARAEEYIAQEDNAAFREEVQQLVNDGNMEELSDRFYTDLEFGTGGLRGVIGGGFNRMNTLVLRRATEGLARYVDANAGVAAPKAVIGHDNRRCSKEFALDAALVFAAHGIKTYLFEDLRPTPQVSFAVRELGCTVGIMITASHNPPEYNGYKVYWDDGAQVVAPHDAGIIAEVKQVSGSVPAMSREDALSKGLVEYLGQDFDRKFFRMALDNVVSPQLFAQHGQDLKIVYTPLHGTGAYPVEAVLNELQVPVTTVPEQRDPDTEFSTVASPNPEEAAALDMAVALAKQQNADIVMGTDPDADRLGIAVPDGDDWVLLNGNQLGTLLVDYIFSAHKAACSLPEKPVFANTVVTTELQNRIAESYGATTYRTLTGFKHIAGVIRNLELNPGTGTFLMGDEESYGFMFGTKVRDKDAISAVLLTAEMTLHHRVQGKTVMDRLREIYREFGWYREILVSKYFKGQSGLGIMQGLMETLRNNPPAAVGDARVVKVADYLSGETIDPAAGTRTRDIDLPSSNVLQFFGEDGTVVSARPSGTEPKIKFYASVHTAPGVEDAKAEQQLNAVIEKLQATIHGWIAAAEEAHAE, from the coding sequence GTGGACACGCAGACAATACGCGCACGAGCAGAGGAATATATCGCCCAGGAAGACAACGCAGCTTTTCGCGAAGAGGTACAGCAGCTGGTGAATGACGGCAATATGGAAGAGCTGTCGGATCGCTTCTACACCGACCTTGAGTTTGGAACCGGCGGTCTGCGCGGGGTAATCGGCGGCGGCTTTAATCGCATGAATACCCTGGTGCTGCGACGCGCCACCGAAGGCCTGGCCCGGTATGTGGATGCCAACGCCGGTGTAGCCGCGCCCAAGGCGGTTATCGGCCATGATAATCGACGCTGCAGCAAGGAGTTTGCCCTGGATGCAGCCCTGGTGTTTGCCGCACACGGCATCAAGACCTACCTTTTCGAGGATCTGCGACCTACCCCGCAGGTTTCGTTTGCGGTTCGAGAGCTTGGCTGTACCGTAGGTATTATGATTACCGCCAGCCATAACCCGCCGGAGTATAACGGCTACAAGGTGTACTGGGATGATGGGGCACAGGTGGTCGCGCCCCACGACGCCGGAATTATTGCCGAGGTAAAGCAGGTCAGCGGTTCGGTGCCGGCCATGTCCAGGGAGGACGCCCTTTCGAAGGGACTGGTCGAGTATCTTGGACAGGATTTTGATCGGAAATTCTTTCGTATGGCGTTGGACAATGTAGTATCTCCGCAGCTGTTTGCACAGCATGGCCAGGATCTGAAGATTGTCTACACCCCGCTGCATGGCACCGGTGCGTATCCGGTAGAGGCCGTCCTGAACGAGCTGCAGGTACCGGTGACTACCGTGCCGGAACAGCGCGATCCCGACACCGAGTTCTCCACCGTTGCCTCGCCCAACCCGGAAGAGGCAGCCGCACTGGACATGGCTGTTGCACTGGCCAAACAGCAGAACGCTGATATCGTTATGGGAACCGATCCGGACGCAGACCGGCTGGGTATAGCCGTTCCCGATGGTGATGACTGGGTACTCCTGAACGGTAACCAGCTGGGAACCCTGCTGGTCGACTACATTTTTTCTGCACACAAGGCAGCCTGCAGCCTGCCGGAGAAGCCGGTATTTGCCAACACTGTAGTAACTACCGAGCTGCAGAACCGGATTGCGGAATCTTACGGCGCCACGACCTATCGTACCCTTACCGGATTCAAGCATATTGCTGGCGTTATCAGGAATCTGGAACTCAATCCTGGCACCGGCACCTTTCTGATGGGTGATGAGGAAAGCTACGGGTTTATGTTTGGCACCAAGGTTCGCGACAAGGATGCTATTTCTGCGGTACTGCTTACCGCCGAGATGACCCTGCATCATCGGGTACAGGGCAAGACGGTTATGGATCGCCTGCGAGAGATCTATCGTGAGTTTGGCTGGTATCGGGAGATCCTTGTCTCGAAGTACTTCAAGGGACAGTCCGGACTGGGGATCATGCAGGGGCTGATGGAAACCCTGCGCAACAATCCGCCGGCTGCAGTCGGGGATGCCCGGGTAGTCAAGGTAGCCGATTACCTGAGCGGTGAAACCATCGACCCGGCAGCGGGAACCCGCACCAGGGATATCGATCTGCCCAGTTCCAATGTGCTGCAGTTCTTTGGCGAGGACGGCACCGTGGTCAGCGCCCGACCTTCCGGCACCGAGCCCAAGATCAAGTTCTATGCATCGGTCCATACCGCTCCGGGAGTCGAGGACGCGAAGGCCGAACAGCAGCTGAATGCCGTAATCGAGAAACTGCAGGCAACCATTCATGGATGGATTGCTGCAGCCGAAGAAGCACACGCGGAGTAG
- a CDS encoding 3'-5' exonuclease gives MDPNTSLAEITLTAFDFETTGLHAGIDKIVEFGAVQFRDGQQVGSFEALCNPGIPIHPDAARVSGITDEMVAGEPSVQEVLQQFIGFVGDSVLIAHNAQFDLGFLRAALLEFGLPDMKNQVIDTQKLAQKAFPGQKSYSLQNLVAFLGIPPNTAHRAKDDAYMCMRLFTAAADALSFMGDITIGEVLG, from the coding sequence ATGGATCCCAACACCTCTCTGGCAGAGATAACCCTGACCGCATTCGATTTTGAGACAACCGGGCTGCATGCCGGTATCGACAAGATTGTTGAGTTTGGCGCGGTCCAGTTTCGAGATGGACAGCAGGTCGGCAGCTTCGAGGCTCTCTGCAATCCCGGAATCCCCATTCATCCTGATGCGGCCCGCGTCAGCGGTATCACCGATGAAATGGTTGCCGGGGAGCCTTCGGTGCAGGAGGTCCTGCAGCAGTTTATCGGGTTTGTCGGCGACAGTGTGCTGATAGCCCACAACGCCCAGTTTGATCTGGGCTTCCTGCGGGCAGCCCTGCTGGAGTTCGGGCTGCCAGACATGAAAAATCAGGTGATCGATACCCAGAAGCTTGCCCAGAAGGCCTTTCCCGGGCAGAAGAGCTACTCTCTGCAGAACCTGGTGGCGTTCCTGGGTATTCCGCCGAACACCGCCCACCGTGCCAAAGATGATGCCTATATGTGTATGCGCCTGTTCACCGCTGCCGCCGACGCGCTCAGCTTTATGGGAGACATTACCATCGGTGAGGTGCTGGGGTAG